Proteins co-encoded in one Actinomadura luteofluorescens genomic window:
- a CDS encoding acetoacetate decarboxylase family protein — MTTTAQAHAIQGERVTLPVRIRDAAVGSAMFAVPAGAAQDVIAYSGLAVAEPLPGKAVCSLAFVRYAEGDLGPYHEFAVAFLVRPPGAAPSPGVLGRMRGIGAFIHWLPVNQEFTLEAGRTIWGFPKEIADIPMDLAGRVKRCAVRFGGRTAIEVAIRPGVPMPSGSAAPSVDAYSCLDGVTRRTPWTLTPSGVRTRPGGAKVVLGDHPVADELRGLGLDRARALTTSTVGHLQMVFQGAEEVRT, encoded by the coding sequence GTGACAACTACCGCGCAGGCGCACGCGATCCAGGGGGAGCGGGTCACCCTCCCGGTACGGATCCGCGACGCCGCCGTCGGCTCGGCCATGTTCGCCGTGCCCGCCGGCGCCGCCCAGGACGTCATCGCCTACTCCGGGCTCGCCGTCGCGGAGCCCCTGCCCGGCAAGGCCGTCTGCTCGCTGGCGTTCGTCCGGTACGCCGAGGGCGACCTCGGCCCGTACCACGAGTTCGCCGTCGCGTTCCTGGTGCGCCCGCCCGGCGCGGCGCCGTCGCCGGGCGTGCTCGGGCGGATGCGCGGGATCGGGGCGTTCATCCACTGGCTGCCGGTCAACCAGGAGTTCACCCTGGAGGCCGGACGGACGATCTGGGGCTTCCCCAAGGAGATCGCCGACATCCCCATGGACCTCGCCGGGCGCGTGAAGCGCTGCGCGGTGCGGTTCGGCGGGCGGACCGCGATCGAGGTGGCGATCCGGCCGGGCGTGCCGATGCCCTCCGGCTCGGCCGCCCCGAGCGTCGACGCCTACTCCTGCCTGGACGGCGTGACGCGCCGGACGCCGTGGACGCTCACGCCGTCCGGCGTCCGCACACGTCCGGGCGGCGCGAAGGTCGTCCTCGGCGACCACCCGGTGGCGGACGAACTGCGCGGCCTCGGGCTCGACCGGGCGCGGGCCCTCACCACCAGCACGGTCGGGCACCTGCAGATGGTCTTCCAGGGCGCCGAGGAGGTGCGCACGTGA
- a CDS encoding iron-containing alcohol dehydrogenase family protein, producing the protein MLNAPLSIDVRRGAVATLGELLADRRIATEGRVAIAVGPGQGDQIAEHVRPSLAACEVFHVEGGTVEAAVSLGSRLRAGSYEAVVGIGGGRTIDATKYAATLSGIPMVSVATNLSHDGICSPVASLVHDKGKGSFGVVMPLAMIVDLDYVRAAPDRLVRAGIGDVVSNFSAVEDWLLAADECGERVDRMALTVARTAAEALLHQPGSIDSDRFLTVLAEGLVLSGMAMAFAGDSRPASGGDHEILHAIDHLFPDTANHGELAGIGAAFCFHLRATRLGTGHERLEEILTCLGRHGLPRFPADVGLSPEQFAEAVRYAPQTRPGRYTILEHLSLDEDETRKAVHEYVQAHGG; encoded by the coding sequence ATGTTGAACGCGCCGCTCTCCATCGACGTGCGGCGGGGAGCCGTGGCGACCCTCGGCGAGCTGCTCGCCGACAGGCGGATCGCCACCGAGGGGCGCGTCGCGATCGCGGTCGGCCCCGGCCAGGGCGACCAGATCGCCGAGCACGTCCGGCCGTCCCTGGCGGCCTGCGAGGTGTTCCACGTCGAGGGCGGCACCGTGGAGGCGGCGGTCAGCCTCGGGTCCCGGCTGCGCGCCGGGTCCTACGAGGCGGTCGTCGGCATCGGCGGCGGCCGCACGATCGACGCCACCAAGTACGCGGCCACGCTGTCGGGCATCCCGATGGTGTCGGTCGCCACGAACCTGTCGCACGACGGGATCTGCTCGCCGGTCGCCTCCCTCGTCCACGACAAGGGCAAGGGCTCGTTCGGCGTCGTGATGCCGCTGGCGATGATCGTCGACCTCGACTACGTGCGCGCCGCGCCCGACCGGCTCGTCCGCGCCGGGATCGGCGACGTGGTGAGCAACTTCTCCGCCGTGGAGGACTGGCTCCTCGCGGCCGACGAGTGCGGCGAGCGGGTCGACCGGATGGCGCTCACCGTGGCGCGCACCGCCGCCGAGGCCCTGCTGCACCAGCCCGGCTCGATCGACTCGGACCGGTTCCTGACCGTCCTCGCCGAGGGGCTCGTGCTGTCGGGGATGGCGATGGCGTTCGCCGGGGACTCCCGCCCGGCGTCCGGCGGCGACCACGAGATCCTGCACGCGATCGACCATCTCTTCCCCGACACCGCCAACCACGGCGAGCTCGCCGGGATCGGCGCCGCGTTCTGCTTCCACCTGCGCGCCACCCGGCTCGGCACGGGGCACGAGCGGCTCGAGGAGATCCTCACCTGCCTCGGACGGCACGGGCTGCCGCGGTTCCCGGCCGACGTCGGGCTGTCCCCCGAGCAGTTCGCGGAGGCCGTGCGGTACGCCCCGCAGACCCGCCCCGGCCGCTATACGATCTTGGAACACCTCAGCCTCGACGAGGACGAGACGCGCAAGGCGGTGCACGAGTATGTCCAGGCCCATGGAGGCTGA
- a CDS encoding HD domain-containing protein: MEVFTRWHAWETARADIAASGAQVDLDGLERAVGAARRWHGEQRRPTGAPYVEHLLEALEVLVRGAGVTAPAVLSAAVLHDVVEDTPASLTDVEAEFGPEVTELVDWVTKPPAAGAGRQAKRAAKAAYLRRLGEAPREAVLVKLADRVSNVQTLDRMAPDFQRRYYAETLTYIVPLAEPEPWFRAWFADWRRQFAHLQ; the protein is encoded by the coding sequence GTGGAGGTCTTCACTCGCTGGCACGCCTGGGAGACCGCTCGCGCGGACATCGCCGCGTCCGGCGCGCAGGTCGACCTGGACGGCCTGGAGCGGGCCGTCGGCGCCGCCCGGCGCTGGCACGGCGAGCAGCGGCGGCCGACCGGCGCCCCCTACGTCGAGCACCTGCTGGAGGCGCTCGAAGTGCTGGTGCGCGGGGCGGGGGTGACGGCGCCCGCCGTCCTGTCCGCCGCGGTCCTGCACGACGTCGTCGAGGACACGCCCGCCTCCCTCACCGACGTGGAGGCCGAGTTCGGCCCCGAGGTGACCGAACTGGTCGACTGGGTCACCAAGCCGCCCGCCGCCGGCGCAGGGCGCCAGGCCAAGCGCGCCGCCAAGGCCGCCTACCTGCGGCGTCTGGGCGAGGCCCCGCGCGAGGCGGTCCTGGTCAAGCTCGCCGACCGCGTCAGCAACGTGCAGACCCTCGACCGGATGGCGCCGGACTTCCAGCGCCGCTACTACGCCGAGACCCTCACCTACATCGTCCCGCTGGCCGAGCCCGAGCCGTGGTTCCGGGCCTGGTTCGCGGACTGGCGGCGGCAGTTCGCCCACCTCCAGTGA
- a CDS encoding SRPBCC family protein, translated as MEREWVVEESVVVAAPARDVYAAVANPRRMGEWSPEVFATWMRGRAVGPGTRFVGFNRIGWRVWFTTCQVSAAVPGEAFAFRVSSFGVPVALWGYRFEDVSQDPSAPRTRLTEYWEDQRRDHRGAGFVSLLGRVFTGVPAEGRAEVNRKGMRATLDRIRTAVEKG; from the coding sequence ATGGAGCGCGAGTGGGTCGTCGAGGAGAGCGTGGTCGTCGCCGCGCCGGCACGGGACGTGTACGCGGCCGTCGCGAATCCGCGGCGGATGGGCGAGTGGAGCCCCGAGGTGTTCGCGACCTGGATGCGCGGGCGCGCCGTCGGGCCGGGGACGAGGTTCGTCGGCTTCAACCGCATCGGCTGGCGCGTGTGGTTCACCACGTGCCAGGTGAGCGCGGCGGTGCCCGGTGAGGCGTTCGCGTTCCGGGTGTCGAGCTTCGGGGTGCCCGTGGCGCTGTGGGGGTACCGGTTCGAGGACGTCTCGCAGGACCCGTCCGCGCCCCGGACCCGGCTCACCGAGTACTGGGAGGACCAGCGCCGCGACCACCGGGGCGCCGGTTTCGTGTCGCTGCTCGGCAGGGTCTTCACCGGCGTGCCCGCCGAAGGGCGCGCCGAGGTGAACCGCAAGGGGATGCGCGCCACGCTCGACCGGATCCGGACGGCCGTCGAGAAGGGGTGA
- a CDS encoding DUF5941 domain-containing protein, protein MDQAPARERPVTLNVPDHPAITRPDREAADAVDTVDVEGARPRRRTGPGDGLVGSYLTGPCAAAVARWAGVRGITARAVSASSLALAGLAAVWFSAGVRGGLVAGALLLAASLVLGQAGAGLRRRASPSAARPDTVIDRAGELAVYAGLAAGAAGSGAWWPAVGAAALLSVRDTVSAAYAAGRHARRPRPSRRGGLARRAAESLRLPVGERFALIALTAALADARPVFTALLAWGSAAAALTLGGRVARSLSP, encoded by the coding sequence ATGGATCAGGCGCCCGCGCGTGAGCGGCCGGTCACGCTCAACGTACCGGACCACCCCGCGATCACCCGCCCGGATCGAGAGGCCGCCGATGCCGTGGACACCGTGGATGTGGAGGGCGCACGCCCGCGTCGCCGGACCGGCCCCGGCGACGGCCTCGTCGGCTCGTACCTGACCGGGCCCTGCGCCGCGGCCGTCGCCCGGTGGGCCGGCGTGCGCGGGATCACCGCCCGTGCCGTGTCGGCGTCCTCGCTCGCGCTCGCGGGCCTGGCGGCGGTGTGGTTCTCCGCCGGCGTGCGCGGCGGCCTCGTCGCCGGAGCCCTGCTGCTGGCCGCCTCGCTCGTCCTCGGGCAGGCGGGCGCGGGCCTGCGCCGCCGGGCGAGCCCGTCCGCCGCCCGGCCGGACACCGTCATCGACCGCGCCGGAGAGCTCGCCGTCTACGCGGGCCTGGCGGCCGGGGCCGCGGGCTCCGGCGCGTGGTGGCCGGCGGTAGGCGCGGCGGCGCTGCTGTCCGTCCGCGACACGGTCTCGGCCGCGTACGCGGCGGGCCGGCACGCGCGCCGCCCGCGCCCGTCCCGCCGGGGCGGGCTCGCGCGGCGGGCCGCCGAGAGCCTGCGGCTGCCGGTCGGCGAGCGGTTCGCGCTGATCGCGCTCACCGCCGCCCTCGCCGACGCCCGGCCGGTGTTCACCGCCCTGCTCGCGTGGGGCTCGGCCGCCGCCGCGCTGACCCTGGGCGGGCGGGTGGCGAGGTCGCTGTCGCCATGA
- a CDS encoding glycosyltransferase family 2 protein, translating into MGNRPEELARAVRSALEQEHVDVEVVLVGNGADPVGEAAGTPPFDDERVKTLSLPKNLGIPGGRNRGVEASCGDVILFLDDDGWYRSPRLGAHLRDRFSAEPDLGVVSFRVRDPEGGRGERRHVPRLRAGDPERSSAATTFLGGACAMRRAAFDAGGGLPEDFFYAHEETDLAWQILNAGYRIVYDASAVMFHPAVLPTRHAMFYRYNARNRVWLARRNLPWPLALTYLAVWVGMTVLRERKPSALKPWFKGFLEGWRKPAGPRRPISYRTAWRMTRTGRPPII; encoded by the coding sequence ATGGGCAACCGGCCGGAGGAGCTCGCCCGCGCCGTCCGCAGCGCCCTGGAGCAGGAGCACGTGGACGTCGAGGTCGTCCTCGTCGGCAACGGCGCCGACCCCGTCGGCGAGGCGGCGGGCACGCCGCCGTTCGACGACGAGCGCGTCAAGACCCTCAGCCTCCCGAAGAACCTCGGCATCCCGGGCGGCCGCAACCGCGGCGTGGAGGCGTCCTGCGGCGACGTCATCCTGTTCCTGGACGACGACGGCTGGTACCGCTCGCCCCGCCTCGGCGCCCACCTGCGCGACCGGTTCTCCGCCGAACCCGACCTCGGCGTCGTCTCGTTCCGCGTCCGCGACCCCGAGGGCGGGCGCGGCGAGCGCCGCCACGTCCCCCGGCTGCGCGCGGGAGACCCGGAGCGCTCGTCCGCCGCCACCACGTTCCTCGGCGGCGCCTGCGCGATGCGCCGCGCCGCGTTCGACGCCGGCGGCGGCCTCCCGGAGGACTTCTTCTACGCCCACGAGGAGACCGACCTCGCCTGGCAGATCCTCAACGCCGGGTACCGCATCGTCTACGACGCCTCGGCGGTGATGTTCCACCCCGCCGTCCTGCCCACGCGGCACGCCATGTTCTACCGCTACAACGCCCGCAACCGCGTGTGGCTGGCCCGCCGCAACCTGCCGTGGCCGCTGGCGCTCACCTACCTCGCGGTGTGGGTCGGCATGACCGTCCTGCGCGAGCGCAAGCCGAGCGCCCTCAAACCCTGGTTCAAGGGCTTCCTGGAGGGCTGGCGCAAGCCCGCCGGCCCCCGCCGCCCCATCTCCTACCGCACCGCCTGGCGCATGACCCGCACCGGCCGCCCCCCGATCATCTAG
- a CDS encoding TetR/AcrR family transcriptional regulator produces MSGRNRAPRRSYAGRSAEERRAERRDRLLAAGLELFGTRGYAATSIERLCATASVSTRNFYEEFSGREELLTTLHRGINERAAEAVSAAFAQAADADFPARVEGAVRAFVTVTASDPRWARIAFVEVIGVSAGLERHRFRWRGQWEDAMLAMIREAAARGEAVDRDHRLTMIAVIGAVNNLVHHWSARDQDAPLDAITAELTHLIVAAVTTP; encoded by the coding sequence ATGAGCGGCCGCAATCGCGCACCCAGGCGCAGCTACGCGGGGCGGTCGGCCGAGGAGCGCCGCGCGGAGCGGCGCGACCGCCTGCTGGCCGCCGGGCTGGAACTGTTCGGGACGCGCGGCTACGCGGCGACGTCCATCGAGCGGCTGTGCGCGACGGCGAGCGTGTCGACCCGCAACTTCTACGAGGAGTTCTCCGGGCGCGAGGAGCTGCTCACCACGCTGCACCGCGGCATCAACGAGCGCGCCGCCGAGGCCGTCTCCGCCGCGTTCGCGCAGGCCGCGGACGCCGACTTCCCGGCCCGCGTCGAGGGCGCCGTCCGCGCGTTCGTCACCGTCACCGCGAGCGACCCCCGCTGGGCCCGCATCGCGTTCGTCGAGGTGATCGGCGTCAGCGCGGGCCTGGAACGGCACCGCTTCCGCTGGCGGGGCCAGTGGGAGGACGCGATGCTCGCGATGATCCGCGAGGCCGCCGCCCGCGGCGAGGCCGTCGACCGCGACCACCGCCTCACGATGATCGCGGTGATCGGCGCCGTCAACAACCTCGTCCACCACTGGTCGGCCCGCGACCAGGACGCCCCCCTCGACGCCATCACCGCCGAACTGACCCACCTGATCGTCGCGGCCGTGACGACCCCCTGA
- a CDS encoding DUF5941 domain-containing protein produces MTTVRTYRDDGPLSLALGHAAGGRLPPLPVAVLAAAAAGVLLAAGPQPGTRLGPEPAVFAPLIVLLLAGPASRSPHAGRLDWLVPPILRGIEYGYLAVLGDARAVPAPLVYVLLTVLALHHYDAAYRTRQGRWPPRWARLAGLGWEGRMLFTAFAGVFAPLPFAYAALAAYLGVLSGGESAATRARHGRAGGVTIDLTKKLSGGVGDGPHGEREKKA; encoded by the coding sequence ATGACGACCGTGCGGACGTACCGCGACGACGGCCCGCTGTCACTCGCCCTCGGCCACGCGGCGGGCGGACGGCTCCCGCCGCTGCCCGTCGCCGTCCTCGCGGCGGCCGCCGCGGGCGTCCTGCTCGCGGCGGGGCCGCAGCCCGGAACGCGGCTCGGGCCCGAACCGGCGGTGTTCGCGCCGCTCATCGTGCTGCTCCTGGCCGGGCCCGCGTCGCGCAGCCCGCACGCCGGGCGGCTGGACTGGCTGGTTCCGCCCATTCTGCGCGGGATCGAGTATGGTTACCTCGCCGTGTTGGGGGATGCGCGGGCAGTCCCGGCGCCGCTCGTCTACGTGCTGCTCACGGTTCTCGCGCTCCACCACTACGACGCCGCCTACCGCACCCGCCAGGGGCGCTGGCCGCCGCGGTGGGCCCGCCTCGCCGGGCTCGGCTGGGAGGGCCGGATGCTGTTCACGGCCTTCGCCGGGGTGTTCGCGCCGCTTCCGTTCGCGTATGCGGCGCTGGCCGCCTACCTTGGCGTGTTGTCCGGCGGTGAGAGCGCCGCCACGCGGGCGCGGCACGGTCGCGCCGGCGGAGTGACGATCGACCTGACGAAGAAGTTGTCCGGGGGAGTGGGGGACGGTCCCCACGGCGAGAGGGAGAAGAAAGCATGA
- a CDS encoding HelD family protein yields MSSQVNGRPPGPGGTVKDREIATEQRYVDTAYARLEEMRADAQAMIREGYRQSLAGTKSSLVDRDAMVHQAALRVQALDVADDGLVFGRLDLASREIRYIGRVGVRTSEHDSLVIDWRAPAAEDFYRATPEDPRGVVRRRVLHSRGHTVVDLEDDLLDPEASDGMTVVGDGAFLASLARTREGAMRDIVATIQREQDEVIRAPADGTVLVRGAPGTGKTAVALHRVAYLLFRHRRRFGSRGVLVVGPNRRFTAYIERVLPSLGEGSATLRSLGDLVDGATATVHDTPRLARAKGAETMVTVLRRAVADHAPGAPDELRVVFKGVVVALDRARLDRIRNEVHRRNRGSVNAARGRAAEMLLDALWHRFGEIGGPEAAEAEEGAEAGLWNAILAADGLASLDDEPARGHGGGNGDPKRAQFDARVREQRAFTDFLVAWWPIRRPLDVLRSLGEPARLRRAAGRDVDRADVEPLAASWAGDAPLSYQDVALLDEIDALLGSPPRPSRRRRAPSEDDPFVVDGVNILTGEEVVDETWEPEMQELTTSIERLERSRRVDDGVVEERPEYAHLVVDEAQDLSPMQWRMLGRRGRQASWTIVEDPAQSAWEDLAAARRAMEAALGGERPSSRSRRRGRKAPPPRARHEYELTTNYRNSTEIAAVSARVLARALPDAKPARAVRASGIEPVVRVVPESGLGSAARAAVEELLGQVEGTIGLIVPLSLEESGGQASLFDGPATAWDAADRDRLGAGLPERVQVLDVLEAKGLEFDAAVIVAPETVAAQSPRGLRVLYVAVSRATQRLTVLTADPQWRDALITG; encoded by the coding sequence ATGTCGTCCCAGGTCAACGGGCGGCCGCCCGGTCCCGGCGGCACGGTGAAGGACCGGGAGATCGCCACCGAACAGCGCTACGTCGACACCGCCTACGCGCGGCTGGAGGAGATGCGCGCGGACGCCCAGGCCATGATCCGCGAGGGCTACCGCCAGTCGCTCGCCGGCACCAAGAGCTCGCTGGTGGACCGGGACGCGATGGTCCACCAGGCCGCGCTGCGCGTCCAGGCCCTCGACGTGGCCGACGACGGCCTGGTGTTCGGCCGGCTCGACCTGGCCTCCCGTGAGATCCGCTACATCGGCCGCGTCGGCGTCCGCACCAGCGAGCACGACTCCCTCGTCATCGACTGGCGGGCCCCCGCCGCCGAGGACTTCTACCGCGCCACCCCCGAGGACCCGCGCGGCGTCGTGCGCCGCCGCGTGCTGCACTCGCGCGGCCACACCGTCGTCGACCTGGAGGACGACCTGCTCGACCCGGAGGCGTCCGACGGGATGACGGTCGTCGGCGACGGCGCGTTCCTCGCCTCGCTCGCCCGCACCCGCGAGGGCGCCATGCGCGACATCGTCGCGACGATCCAGCGGGAGCAGGACGAGGTGATCCGCGCGCCCGCCGACGGGACCGTCCTCGTCCGCGGCGCCCCCGGCACCGGCAAGACGGCCGTGGCGCTGCACCGCGTCGCCTACCTGCTGTTCCGGCACCGCCGCCGGTTCGGGTCCCGCGGCGTCCTCGTCGTCGGCCCGAACCGCCGGTTCACCGCCTACATCGAGCGGGTGCTGCCCTCGCTCGGCGAGGGCTCGGCGACCCTCCGCTCGCTCGGCGACCTCGTCGACGGCGCCACCGCGACCGTCCACGACACGCCGCGCCTCGCCCGCGCCAAGGGCGCCGAGACGATGGTGACGGTGCTGCGGCGCGCGGTCGCCGACCACGCCCCCGGCGCCCCGGACGAGTTGCGCGTGGTGTTCAAGGGCGTCGTCGTCGCCCTCGACCGCGCCCGCCTCGACCGCATCAGGAACGAGGTCCACCGGCGCAACCGCGGCAGCGTGAACGCGGCGCGCGGCCGGGCCGCGGAGATGCTCCTGGACGCCCTCTGGCACCGCTTCGGCGAGATCGGGGGCCCCGAGGCGGCCGAGGCCGAGGAGGGCGCCGAGGCGGGCCTGTGGAACGCGATCCTCGCCGCCGACGGCCTGGCCTCCCTCGACGACGAGCCCGCCCGCGGGCACGGCGGCGGCAACGGCGACCCGAAGCGCGCCCAGTTCGACGCGCGGGTCCGCGAGCAGCGCGCGTTCACCGACTTCCTGGTCGCCTGGTGGCCGATCCGCCGCCCGCTGGACGTGCTGCGCTCGCTCGGCGAACCGGCCCGGCTGCGCCGCGCCGCCGGGCGCGACGTCGACCGCGCCGACGTCGAGCCCCTCGCCGCTTCCTGGGCCGGCGACGCGCCGCTCAGCTACCAGGACGTCGCGCTGCTCGACGAGATCGACGCGCTGCTCGGCTCCCCGCCCCGCCCGTCCCGCCGCCGCAGGGCCCCGTCCGAGGACGACCCGTTCGTCGTGGACGGCGTCAACATCCTCACCGGCGAGGAGGTCGTCGACGAGACGTGGGAGCCGGAGATGCAGGAGCTCACCACGTCCATCGAGCGGCTCGAACGCTCCCGGCGCGTCGACGACGGCGTCGTGGAGGAGCGCCCCGAGTACGCGCACCTCGTCGTCGACGAGGCGCAGGACCTCTCCCCCATGCAGTGGCGGATGCTCGGCCGCCGCGGCCGCCAGGCGAGCTGGACGATCGTCGAGGACCCCGCCCAGAGCGCCTGGGAGGACCTGGCCGCGGCCCGGCGGGCGATGGAGGCCGCGCTCGGCGGCGAGCGTCCCTCGTCCCGGAGCCGCCGCCGGGGCCGCAAGGCTCCCCCGCCCCGCGCGCGGCACGAGTACGAGCTGACCACGAACTACCGCAACTCCACCGAGATCGCCGCGGTCTCCGCGCGGGTGCTCGCCCGCGCGCTGCCGGACGCGAAGCCCGCCCGCGCCGTCCGCGCGTCCGGGATCGAGCCGGTCGTCCGGGTCGTCCCCGAATCCGGGCTCGGCTCCGCCGCCCGCGCCGCCGTCGAGGAGCTGCTCGGCCAGGTCGAGGGCACGATCGGCCTGATCGTCCCGCTCTCCCTGGAGGAGTCCGGCGGCCAGGCCTCGCTGTTCGACGGGCCCGCCACGGCCTGGGACGCCGCCGACCGCGACCGGCTCGGCGCGGGACTGCCCGAGCGCGTCCAGGTGCTGGACGTCCTGGAGGCCAAGGGCCTGGAGTTCGACGCGGCGGTGATCGTGGCGCCCGAGACCGTCGCGGCCCAGTCCCCGCGCGGGCTGCGGGTCCTCTACGTGGCGGTGTCGCGCGCGACGCAGCGCCTCACCGTCCTCACCGCCGACCCGCAGTGGAGGGACGCGCTCATCACCGGCTGA
- a CDS encoding CDP-alcohol phosphatidyltransferase family protein, with protein sequence MEAELSGQNPSPQPPGSPEPPGAAEPPGDDHRPHRKGARIADIRRYGQPPGLKDRRNEEHWAGRLYMRDLSPFFAWIALRLGFSPNQLTYLMMLSGVLAGVAVSLPVDPLWTALAGAFLIQVYLLLDCVDGEVARYLRQTSVAGVFLDRIGHYLSEVSLLAGLGFMAQGGWENGGWVELGLLAALGAALIKAETDNVVVARAKSGLAADPTGGDRALRPRSTGIALARQAASMVRFHRIIGAVELSLLILAAAVIDTLTGADDPVAVRVLTVAVAAVAVLQTLLHLVSILASRRLK encoded by the coding sequence ATGGAGGCTGAGCTGTCCGGGCAGAACCCATCCCCGCAGCCCCCCGGCTCCCCCGAGCCGCCCGGCGCCGCGGAGCCCCCCGGCGACGATCACCGGCCGCACCGCAAGGGCGCGAGGATCGCCGACATCCGCCGGTACGGCCAGCCGCCCGGCCTGAAGGACCGGCGCAACGAGGAGCACTGGGCCGGCCGCCTCTACATGCGCGACCTGTCCCCGTTCTTCGCGTGGATCGCGCTGCGGCTCGGGTTCAGCCCCAACCAGCTGACCTACCTGATGATGCTCAGCGGCGTCCTCGCGGGCGTCGCGGTGTCGCTGCCCGTCGACCCGCTGTGGACGGCGCTCGCCGGCGCGTTCCTCATCCAGGTCTACCTGCTGCTCGACTGCGTCGACGGCGAGGTCGCCCGCTACCTGCGGCAGACGTCGGTCGCCGGGGTGTTCCTGGACCGCATCGGCCACTACCTGTCTGAGGTGTCGCTGCTCGCCGGGCTCGGCTTCATGGCGCAGGGCGGCTGGGAGAACGGCGGCTGGGTCGAGCTCGGCCTGCTCGCCGCCCTCGGCGCCGCGCTGATCAAGGCGGAGACCGACAACGTCGTCGTCGCCCGCGCCAAGTCCGGCCTCGCCGCCGACCCGACCGGCGGCGACCGCGCGCTGCGGCCCCGCTCCACCGGCATCGCGCTGGCCCGGCAGGCGGCGTCCATGGTGCGCTTCCACCGCATCATCGGCGCGGTCGAGCTGTCGCTGCTGATCCTCGCCGCCGCCGTGATCGACACGCTCACCGGCGCGGACGACCCCGTCGCGGTCCGCGTCCTGACGGTCGCGGTCGCCGCCGTCGCCGTCCTCCAGACCCTGCTGCACCTGGTCAGCATCCTGGCCTCCCGGAGGCTGAAGTGA
- a CDS encoding phosphocholine cytidylyltransferase family protein, with translation MIGMVLAAGAGRRLRPYTDTLPKALVPVNGETTILDIALGNLAEVGLTDVVIVVGYRADAVHERRAALEERYGVSLTLVHNDKAEEWNNAYSMWLAREHFSKGVLMVNGDTVHPVSVEKTLLANRGPDILLAVDDVKTLADEEMKVILDGEGHLKTITKLMDPATANGEYIGATLIEPAAAGPLADALKATWEGDPDLYYEDGYQELVNRGGRIGVAPIGEVDWVEVDNHDDLEKARRIAKGY, from the coding sequence ATGATCGGCATGGTGCTGGCGGCGGGCGCGGGCCGGAGGCTGCGGCCGTACACCGACACCCTCCCCAAGGCCCTGGTCCCCGTGAACGGCGAGACCACCATCCTCGACATCGCCCTCGGCAACCTCGCCGAGGTCGGGCTGACCGACGTCGTGATCGTCGTCGGCTACCGCGCGGACGCGGTGCACGAGCGCAGGGCGGCCCTTGAGGAGCGGTACGGCGTGTCGCTGACGCTCGTCCACAACGACAAGGCCGAGGAGTGGAACAACGCCTACTCCATGTGGCTCGCTCGGGAGCACTTCTCCAAGGGCGTCCTGATGGTCAACGGCGACACGGTCCATCCGGTGAGCGTCGAGAAGACACTATTGGCGAACCGCGGACCGGACATCCTCCTGGCGGTGGACGACGTGAAAACTCTCGCCGACGAGGAGATGAAGGTGATCCTCGACGGCGAGGGCCACCTGAAGACGATCACCAAGCTCATGGACCCCGCCACCGCGAACGGCGAGTACATCGGCGCCACCCTGATCGAGCCCGCCGCCGCCGGCCCGCTGGCCGACGCGCTCAAGGCCACCTGGGAGGGCGACCCCGACCTCTACTACGAGGACGGCTACCAGGAGCTCGTGAACCGCGGCGGCCGCATCGGCGTCGCGCCGATCGGCGAGGTCGACTGGGTCGAGGTCGACAACCACGACGACCTGGAGAAGGCCCGCCGGATCGCCAAGGGCTACTGA
- a CDS encoding SDR family NAD(P)-dependent oxidoreductase yields the protein MKRTALVTGAAHGLGAMAARRLAAAAWDVVAVDVDELGLAKTAQRSPNTHTRVCDVTDPDAVAQVLAMAGTVHRVVHTASVTPTGPVLAQPLGEVEDALRTNVLGTVNVVRATLPGMLERRAGELFLCPDASGPPQSPSAAAVAAYTDALWAEHGGRGVKLRCVHAQAGTPHGLVLDAMDRSLARPAPDLHVRVRPARRPLLAALARR from the coding sequence GTGAAGCGGACGGCCCTGGTCACCGGCGCCGCGCACGGGCTCGGCGCCATGGCGGCGCGCCGCCTGGCCGCGGCGGCGTGGGACGTCGTCGCGGTGGACGTGGACGAGCTCGGCCTCGCCAAGACCGCGCAGCGCTCCCCCAACACGCACACGCGGGTGTGCGACGTCACCGACCCCGACGCCGTGGCGCAGGTGCTGGCGATGGCGGGCACGGTGCACCGCGTCGTCCACACCGCGTCGGTCACGCCGACCGGGCCGGTTCTGGCGCAGCCCCTCGGCGAGGTGGAGGACGCCCTGCGGACGAACGTCCTCGGCACCGTCAACGTCGTCCGGGCCACGCTCCCGGGGATGCTGGAACGCCGGGCCGGAGAGCTGTTCCTGTGCCCGGACGCCTCGGGCCCGCCGCAGAGCCCGTCCGCCGCCGCCGTGGCCGCCTACACCGACGCGCTGTGGGCCGAGCACGGCGGCCGGGGCGTGAAGCTGCGCTGCGTTCACGCGCAGGCCGGAACGCCGCACGGCCTCGTCCTCGACGCGATGGACCGCTCGCTCGCGCGCCCCGCCCCCGACCTCCACGTACGGGTCCGGCCGGCGCGCCGACCGCTCCTGGCGGCGCTCGCCCGACGATGA